The DNA region TCCGCGCCGGTGCGGTGGCCGGTCAGATGGCGGCCGGCCAGGTCGCGGTAGCGGGCGACGCCGGCGTTGGCGACGTCGCCGTCCAGGCCCGACTCGACCTCCAGGTCGCCGCTCCAGCCCTCGGCGGTGATCCGCACCCGCTGGGCGGCCAGGTGCGGGTCACCCATGTGCACCAGCCTGGTCTCCTCCACCGCCACCTCGCGCCCGGCCGCGTCGCGCAGCCGGCAGCGCCGGGTCAGGGTGCCGCGGCGCAGGTCGAGGATCTGCTCGTGGGCGAGCACGGCGCAGGTGTCGGGACCGAACCAGTCGCCGCCGGCCGCCCGGACGCGCAGCGGGAGCCAGTTCGGCAGGTTGACGATGTCCTCGTTCTCGACCTCCCGGCCGGCCACCCGCGAGGTCAGCCGGTTGTAGCAGCCCGCGACGTATGTTCCCGGGTAGTGCGTGTCGTCGGCGACCGCCTGGGACCAGGCGCCGCGGGTGGCGGTGTAGCCGTTGCCCAGCGTGCACAGCGCCTCGCGCAGCCGCTCCTCCCCCGGCGCGTACCCGTCGTACCGCCAGGTCCAGTCCCCGGCGGCCGTCGCCGCCGCCGTCGTGTGCGGTGCCATCCGCGGTCCCTTCGTCGGCGCCGCCGCCGTGGGGGTCGCGCTCCCCCGACCAGCGTCGCCCAGCGCGGCGCGGCCCGCCACGCGACCGGCGGCCGGGCGTCCCGGTCGGCCGCCGGTACGGTCGGCCGCCGGTACGGATTGCCGCCGCGACCAGAGCCGCCCGGGTGCTCCGGCCGTGCGCCGCGGCCGGTATGCGCGGAGGCTGGAAGCAGCGGCGGCCGGAGGCGGCAGCGGCTGGGAGCAGCGGTTCGAAGCGGCGACGGCCGGAAGCGGCGGCGGGCGCCCGCGTCGAGGCGTCCGGGAAGGCGGTGCGGCAGCGATGGACAAGCCACTGGTCGTCGGCGTCGACGGGTCGGACGACAGTCTGCGGGCCGTCGACTGGGCCGTGCACGAGGCGGTCCGCCGGGCCGTGGGTCTGCACGTCGTCTACGCGTCGCTGTGGGAGCAGTACGAGCGGGCCGCGCCGGGATTCGGGGCCGAGCCGCCGCCGGAGGAGGCCGCGGCCGAGCACATCGTCGCCGCGGCGGCCGAGCGGGCGGCCAGGATCGCGCCGGACGTGGCGGTGACCACCCGCGTCGTCGGCCGTGAGCCCATCGCCGCGCTGCTCGGCGAGGGCGCCGCGGCGGCCGTGATCGTGCTGGGCGGGCGCGGCCGGGGCGGGCTGCGCACGATGCTGCTCGGGTCGACGAGCCTCGGCGTGGCCGCGCGGGCGCCCTGTCCGGTGGTCGTGGTGCGCGGCGTGCCGCAGGAGCCGGCCGCGGCGTTCTCCCGGATCGCGCTGGGCGTCGGCGATCCGGGCCGGTGTTCGGCGGCGGTGGGGTTCGCGTTCGCCGAGGCGCGACTGCGGGACGCGGAGCTGGTGGCCGTGCACGCCTGGCGGCGTCCGCCGCATGGGCTGCCCGGGACCGGGCACGCGAGCGGCCAGGAGGCCGCCGCGGAGCACCACGGGGCCGAACGCGTCCTGGACGCGGCGCTCCTCGCCCCGGCCGGGGCGCACCCGGACGTGGCGGTGCTGCGGCGGACGCCCGAGGGGCGGGCCCGCGACTTCCTGCTGGACGCCTCGCGGACCGCCGACCTGGTGGTCGTCGGGGCCCGGCACCGCCCGGTGGCGGTCGGGCTGCAGCTCGGCCCGGTCAGCCACGCTCTGCTGCACCACGCGTCGTGCCCGGTGGCGGTGGTCCCGCAACCGGGCTGAAGGACCCCCGCCCGGCGCCCGAACGCCCCGGTCCGCGCAACGGCCGCGGACGCGAGGGCGGCCGGCAGGACGACCGCCGATTCCCCTTCTGGAGGCACCGAATGTCCCCCACTCCCGCGCCGGCCTGGCTCGCGGACGGCTCGGCCACGGACGGCCTGTCCCCGTCCGGACGACACCCCGAGGCCGGTCCGTCCGGCCCCGGCCTGTCCGAGGACGAACTGCGCGAGCTGGACGCGCACTGGCGGGCGGCGAACTACCTCTCGGTGGGCCAGATCTACCTGCTGGCCAACCCGCTGCTGCGCGAGCCGCTGCGCGCCGACCACGTCAAGCCGCGGCTGCTCGGGCACTGGGGCACCTCGCCCGGCCTGAACCTGGTCCACACCCATCTGAACCGGGTGATCAGGGCCCGCGGCCTGGACGCGATCTGCGTGTGGGGCCCGGGCCACGGCGGGCCCGCCGTGGTGGCGAACTCCTGGCTGGACGGCACGTACACGCAGACGTACCCGGACGTCACCCGGGACGCCGCCGGGATGGCCGCGCTGTTCCGGCAGTTCTCCTTCCCCGGCGGGGTGCCCTCCCACGTGGCGCCCGAGACGCCCGGCTCGATCCACGAGGGCGGCGAGCTGGGCTACTCGCTCGCGCACGCGTACGGCGCCGCCTTCGACAACCCCGACCTGCTCACGGTCTGCGTCATCGGCGACGGCGAGGCGGAGACCGGGCCACTGGCGACGTCCTGGCACTCCAACAAGTTCCTCGACCCGGTGCACGACGGCGCCGTGCTGCCGGTGCTCCACCTGAACGGCTACAAGATCGCCAACCCCGCGGTGCTGGCCCGGCTGCCGCGCGGCGAACTGGACGAGCTGCTGCGCGGGTACGGCCATGAGCCGCTGCACGTCGAGGGCGACGACCCCGCGCTGGTGCACCGGGCGATGGCGGCGGCGATGGACACCGCGCTGGACCGGATCGCCGCGATCCAGCGGGCCGCGCGCGAACGGGACGCGAACGGCGCGGGCGACGCGCCCGACCGGCCGCGCTGGCCGGTGATCGTGCTGCGCACGCCGAAGGGCTGGACCGGCCCCGCCGAGGTCGACGGACTGCCGGTGGAGAACACCTGGCGCGCCCACCAGGTGCCGCTGTCCGAGGTCCGCACCAACCCCGAACACCTGCGGCAGCTGGAGGAGTGGCTGCGGTCGTACCGGCCGGAGGAGCTGTTCGACGCCGACGGCCGCCCGCGCGGGCAGGTGCTGGCCCGCGTCCCCTCCGGCGAGCGGCGCCTGGGCGCGAACCCGCACGCGAACGGCGGACTGCTGCTGCGCAGACTGCCCCAGCCGGACCTGGCGGAGTTCGCCGTCCCCGTGGAGCGGCCGGGAGCGGAGGAGCACGAGCCGACCCGGGTGCTGGGCCGCTATCTGGAACGCGTCATGGCCGAAACCGCCGACCGCAGGGACTTCCGCCTCGTCGGCCCGGACGAGACGGCCTCCAACCGGCTGGACGCGGTCTTCGCCGCGGGCGGCAAGGCGTGGCAGGCCGAGACGCTGCCGGTGGACGAGCATCTGGACCGGCACGGCCGGGTGATGGAGATCCTGTCGGAGCACACCTGCCAGGGCTGGCTGGAGGGCTATCTGCTCACCGGCAGGCACGGGATGTTCTCCTGCTACGAGGCGTTCGTGCACATCGTCGACTCGATGGCCAACCAGCACATCAAGTGGCTGCGCACCACCCGCCGGCTGCCGTGGCGGCGGCCGATCGCCTCGCTCAACTACCTGCTGACGTCGCACGTCTGGCGCCAGGACCACAACGGCTTCTCGCACCAGGACCCCGGCTTCATCGACCACATCCTCAACAAGTCGCCCGAGGCGGTGCGGGTCTACCTGCCGCCGGACACCAACACCCTG from Actinacidiphila sp. DG2A-62 includes:
- a CDS encoding universal stress protein, with protein sequence MDKPLVVGVDGSDDSLRAVDWAVHEAVRRAVGLHVVYASLWEQYERAAPGFGAEPPPEEAAAEHIVAAAAERAARIAPDVAVTTRVVGREPIAALLGEGAAAAVIVLGGRGRGGLRTMLLGSTSLGVAARAPCPVVVVRGVPQEPAAAFSRIALGVGDPGRCSAAVGFAFAEARLRDAELVAVHAWRRPPHGLPGTGHASGQEAAAEHHGAERVLDAALLAPAGAHPDVAVLRRTPEGRARDFLLDASRTADLVVVGARHRPVAVGLQLGPVSHALLHHASCPVAVVPQPG
- a CDS encoding phosphoketolase family protein, translated to MSPTPAPAWLADGSATDGLSPSGRHPEAGPSGPGLSEDELRELDAHWRAANYLSVGQIYLLANPLLREPLRADHVKPRLLGHWGTSPGLNLVHTHLNRVIRARGLDAICVWGPGHGGPAVVANSWLDGTYTQTYPDVTRDAAGMAALFRQFSFPGGVPSHVAPETPGSIHEGGELGYSLAHAYGAAFDNPDLLTVCVIGDGEAETGPLATSWHSNKFLDPVHDGAVLPVLHLNGYKIANPAVLARLPRGELDELLRGYGHEPLHVEGDDPALVHRAMAAAMDTALDRIAAIQRAARERDANGAGDAPDRPRWPVIVLRTPKGWTGPAEVDGLPVENTWRAHQVPLSEVRTNPEHLRQLEEWLRSYRPEELFDADGRPRGQVLARVPSGERRLGANPHANGGLLLRRLPQPDLAEFAVPVERPGAEEHEPTRVLGRYLERVMAETADRRDFRLVGPDETASNRLDAVFAAGGKAWQAETLPVDEHLDRHGRVMEILSEHTCQGWLEGYLLTGRHGMFSCYEAFVHIVDSMANQHIKWLRTTRRLPWRRPIASLNYLLTSHVWRQDHNGFSHQDPGFIDHILNKSPEAVRVYLPPDTNTLLSVAEHALASRDYVNVIVAGKQPGPDWLPLEEARAHCARGAGMWEFAGTDDGSREPDVVLACAGDVPTLETLAAAQLLRRELPSLAVRVVNVVDLARLLPHDEHPHGMKDAEFDALFTPDKPVIFAYHGYPWLIHRLAYRRTGHRNLHVRGYKEIGTTTTPFDMVVSNDLDRYRLVMDVIDRTPGLAVSAAALRQRMDEVRLRHHAWVREHGVDLPEVTGWAWEG